The Euphorbia lathyris chromosome 2, ddEupLath1.1, whole genome shotgun sequence genome includes a window with the following:
- the LOC136217777 gene encoding 26S proteasome non-ATPase regulatory subunit 11 homolog — translation MSASYLPATTDSIAQALEAKSHAESITIYYSILENPSSSPDSLRIKEQAITNLSDLLRQENRAEDLRRLLTQLRPFFALIPKAKTAKIVRGIIDAAAKIPGTSDLQISLCREMVQWTRDEKRTFLRQRVEARLAALLMENKEYPEALNLLSGLIKEVRRLDDKLLLVDINLLESKLHFSLRNLPKAKAALTAARTAANAIYVPPAQQGTIDLQSGILHAEEKDYKTAYSYFFEAFEAFNALEDPRAVFSLKYMLLCKIMVNQADDVAGVISSKAGLQYLGPELDAMKAVADAHAKRSLKLFETALRDFKAQLEEDPIVHRHLSSLYDTLLEQNLCRLIEPFSRVEIAHIAELIELPVDHVEKKLSQMILDKKFAGTLDQGAGCLIIFDDPKTDAIYPATLETISNIGKVVDSLYVRSAKIMA, via the coding sequence ATGTCTGCCTCGTATCTTCCTGCAACTACTGATTCAATTGCTCAGGCATTAGAAGCTAAAAGCCATGCAGAGTCTATCACCATATATTACAGCATACTAGAAAATCCATCATCTTCTCCTGACTCCCTGAGGATTAAAGAACAGGCTATCACAAATCTCTCGGATCTCCTCAGACAAGAGAACCGGGCAGAGGACCTTCGAAGGCTTCTGACCCAGTTGAGGCCCTTCTTTGCCTTGATTCCAAAGGCTAAAACTGCTAAAATTGTTCGGGGGATAATTGATGCAGCAGCTAAAATACCGGGCACCTCAGATCTCCAGATTTCTCTTTGCAGAGAAATGGTCCAGTGGACCCGTGATGAGAAAAGAACTTTCCTTCGGCAGAGAGTTGAAGCGAGACTTGCAGCTCTTTTGATGGAAAACAAGGAGTACCCAGAAGCATTAAATCTTCTCTCTGGTCTAATCAAGGAGGTAAGACGATTAGATGACAAACTTCTTCTCGTGGACATAAATCTACTGGAGAGCAAGCTTCACTTTTCCTTACGAAACCTCCCCAAAGCCAAGGCAGCGCTAACAGCAGCAAGAACAGCAGCCAATGCAATTTATGTCCCGCCAGCTCAACAGGGCACTATAGATTTGCAAAGCGGAATTCTCCATGCAGAAGAGAAGGATTACAAAACTGCTTACAGCTACTTCTTTGAAGCATTTGAAGCATTTAATGCTCTTGAAGATCCCCGAGCTGTATTTAGCCTTAAATATATGTTGTTATGCAAAATAATGGTCAATCAAGCTGATGATGTTGCAGGAGTAATATCATCCAAGGCAGGGCTCCAGTATTTGGGGCCTGAGTTGGATGCAATGAAAGCTGTTGCAGATGCTCATGCAAAACGCTCTCTTAAGCTCTTTGAGACTGCACTCCGGGATTTCAAGGCTCAGCTAGAGGAAGATCCAATTGTTCACCGACACCTTTCTTCCCTGTATGACACTTTATTGGAGCAAAATCTGTGCCGGTTAATTGAGCCTTTTTCCAGGGTTGAGATTGCTCATATAGCTGAACTAATTGAACTACCTGTGGATCACGTGGAGAAGAAATTGTCCCAGATGATTCTGGATAAGAAATTTGCAGGAACTTTAGACCAAGGTGCTGGCTGCCTCATCATTTTTGATGATCCTAAGACAGATGCAATTTACCCAGCAACACTGGAGACCATTTCCAACATCGGTAAGGTAGTCGATAGCCTGTATGTGAGGTCGGCCAAAATTATGGCTTAA